The Rosa rugosa chromosome 3, drRosRugo1.1, whole genome shotgun sequence sequence GGAACTAGGAAGTAACTGCTGCTGGAATTGCTGAATTTTATGCCTTTTATAGGTGTTGCGTTGTAATGTGTAATCTAAGTTTTTGATACCTAGTGTCTGAAGATTCATTTCCAGTTTGATTATACCTGATTTTGTGGAACGCTGTTGCAGGAAACTTCGTCTGCTCAGTATATATTGCAGCAATATACAGCAGCGTCTGGGGGGCAAAAGCTTCAGAACTCGATTCACAATGCTTATGCTATGGGAAAGGTTAAGATGGTAGCTTCTGAGTTTGAGACAGCTGGCAAGGTCGTGAAGAACCGCAATTCCTCCAAAGCGGCAGATTCAGGTGGATTTGTCCTGTGGCAGATGCATCCAGATATGTGGTATGTGGAACTTGCCATTGGTGGCAGCAAGGTTCATGCTGGCTGCAATGGAAAGCTTGTCTGGAGGCACACGCCATGGCTTGGTGCACACACTGCTAAAGGGCCTGTTAGACCCTTGCGGCGTGCACTTCAGGTAATTAAAGTTCTGGTCTTTTTGTCATCCACTGTTTGTTCAGCTGAGATTGCTTTTGACATGCATAATATATAATTACTTTGCCTACTCAATTTCTTTTATAGGGACTTGACCCGAGAACCACTGCTAGCATGTTTACCAACTCAAGATGCATTGGTGAAAAGAAGATCAATGGCGAGGATTGCTTCATCCTCAAGCTTTGCACAGATCCTTTAACTTTGAAAGCTAGGAGTGAAGGGCCTGCGGAGATCATAAGGCATGTTTTATTTGGCTACTTCAGCCAGAAAACAGGTCTTCTTATACACTTGGAAGATTCTCATTTGACCCGCATTCAGAACCATGGAGGTGATGCTGTCTACTGGGAGACCACAATCAATTCATTCCTTGATGATTATAGGCCTGTGGAGGGAATTATGATCGCTCACTCAGGGCGTTCAGTAGTTACTCTTTTCAGGTTTGGAGAAACTGCAATGAGCCATACTAAGACTAGGATGGAAGAAGCTTGGACAATTGAGGAAGTGGCATTCAATGTCCCTGGGTTGTCAGTAGACTGTTTTATCCCCCCTGCTGAGCTAAGATTTGCTTCTATGAGTGAAACCAGTGAGCTGCCTCAGGGTCAGGCCATAAAGAACACCATGGCAGCAGCTGCATATCGTTCCAAAGTTGCTGCACTCGAAAAGTCTCATGATGCCAACGTCAGTAATATTGTGTGGAAAATGGGAAACATGGATGTTTAGAAGGACGAAGGCACAAATTTGAAAGGTCTGTAGTTGTAATGGACTGACAATATCAAAGATTCAAAGGTAGGTTGATAAGTTAAAAGCTGGGTCGCAATGCAGAACTCGTGTTGGATCAGTGTACGTCAACCTTGTACATAGAGGACAGTTGTGATCTGTAGATTTTCTCGGGTGCTGGAAAAATTTTGTACCTAACTGGAAGCTATTCTGGAGTCAGGGTGGGGTTTTTGGTGGGATGGTTGAGCTGTCTAAGGGAGCTCATTCAGAAATCAGAATCAATCAGTAATTCAGTATACTGAGATGAGGATTCCATGGAAACACTTCTCTTTAGATTCTTGTATATCTGTGGATGCCTTCACTATGGTACTTGAAGATCTTATGTTGAAATTTGAATTCCTACTATAAAGGCAAGAAATCAAGATTTCAAGTTTTTGCATTCTGTTCATTTATGCTATGATCTCAATTGTTATAGACTTATAGGGCAGTTTGTTAGTGCAGAAATTGTATCTTCTTGTTGGACTtgatttgtctttttttttttttttttctctaaatcTGTTTAGACTACTGAAATTGACTGAAGGCCAAATAATTACGTTTCAAGTATGTTCTTAAGCCAAATTGGAGTAGGATCTGCTCATAGAAGCTCCCTCAAACTTAAAGTAACTAGAGGCACATGAAGTTACTGCATTGGcatgaaaatttaaaatattaCTGCATTGCGATAATTGACCTAGCCCACGGCTCAGGCCCACATCACTGATCCAGACTTCGGTCCATAATAATTTGGTTTCCTCAGTTCCTCTACATTGCAGTTCTCACTGCAATTACCACCATCACTCAATCTGAAAAATGGAGGGAATTGGGACGGCAGCTCAATCAGTCAGAGGGAGACCCATCGAACAGCCACCGTCACCGCATCCCATGTGGGTGGAGACCATTCAAACAACGCTGAGCCACCATCGCAGCAAATTAACCACATTTGAGGTTAGCATTCCCGTTCTGTATTTGCACAGTTTTATatctatttatttaattttatattGGGAATTTAAAAGTTCCGAAATTTTGGCACAAAGTATTTGTTCATGAAGTGTTGACGAAAAAATCAAAAAACTAAGGAGGATTATATTTGGATTCCACTAAGAAAAAGGAGATAATTTTTGTAGTGAACAATCTGGAAGTAAATCTCAGATTCTCAACCTCACAAGTATCGACAACCACACCATTGTTTGCCTTGTCTTCCAAGGTTCCAATAACAAGATAGAAAACTAGCTAGAATCCTCAACTTTCAAGGACTCCCTATACCCTAGCTCTTACGAGAAGAGTCTAGACCGAGTGGGTCTCCATATCCAAATAGGAGTTTAGGACTGATTATATTGGGAAGTTAATCTGGAACGTTTCAACATGGTAAGTGAATTATTCTAATAGGAAGACCAGGAAAGGAACAAGCATACCTTAGTTGAGTTTGCCTTCTCTTCCAAGGTTTCCATGACGAGCTAGAAATTACAATTCTCAAGTTAAATACTTGGATCCAGGCATCACAATACTCACAATCTTCTCTGAGTTGGAGACAAACAGTAGTCAACACCAATGGCATCACAATGGTATAGGGGCAGAGTCAAGGCTGTTCCTTCAGGTGATTCCCTTGTCATCCAGGCCCTTCAGTCAAACAAGACCAGAATCCCACCGGAAAAAAGTCAAAACACTATTACTTTATTATCAGTTCGTGCTCCCAAACTGGCCGGTGAAGATCGCAGTACTGATGAGCCTTTTGCATGGGACAGCAGAGAGTATCTGAGGAAGCTCTGCATCGGAAAGGAGGTGGTTTTCAGCATTGAGCAGGGCGTCGGCTCTGTTTTCCTTGACAACAATAATGTTGCAGCCCTTGTTGTTCAAAAAGGGTGGGCAGCTGTCACGTCACCGAGCACAACTCCTTACAATTGTGAGCTGCAGTTTCACATGGATCAAGCCTTTAATAAAGGTCTTGGTCGCTGGAGCACGGTTCCAGGTGCCGCGGAGGCATCCATTAGGACTCTACCTCCCCAACTCAACTTAGAGACCATGAAGACTCTGTTGGCTGCAAACAAGGGCAAGCGCATAGAAGCTATTGTCGAGGAGGTTGTTGATGGCAGTATTGTTCTGGCTCACTTGCTTCCGGAGTTTCAGTTTGTCCCAGTCATTGTTGCAGGAACTCAGGCGCCCTACATTGGACCTGATGCTTATCCTTTGATTCCTTTCGCACTAGAAGCTAAGTTTTTCACGGAGTCTCGTGTGTTGAATAGAGATGTGCATATTGTTCTGGAAGGTGTTGATGAGTTCAGCAAGTTCAGCCGTCTGATTGGGTCTCTGTATTACCCGGATGGAGACTCCGAAAAGGACTTAGGGCTGGAGCTTGTGGAGAATGGTTATGCTAAATATGTACCATGGAGTGCGAAAGTGATGGGTGAAGATGCAAGGCAGCGGCTCAAGACTGCAGAGTTTGAAGCTAAGAAAAACAAGCTGAGGATTTGGACACACTTTGTACCCCCAGCTACAAATTCCAAGCCAATTCATGACCAGAATTTCACGGGAACAGTTGTGGAGGTTGTAAGTGGGGAATGTGTCATTGTGGCTAATGATTCTGGAGAGCGGAGAGTCAATCTTTCGAGTATTTGGTGTCTGAAGATGGGAAATCCTCGTAGAGGTGATAAGCCAGCTGCATATGCACGTGAAGCCAAGGAGTTGCTGAGGACACGCCTTATTGGACGCCAAGTGAATGTTCAAATGGAGTATTCAAGGAAGGTAGGCCAAGCAGATGCAGATTCTTCCAGAGTAATAGATTTTGGATCAGTCTTTATTAAGGCTGAGGGGGAAGATAAAAGCAACCAGGCTGAGGAAAACGTTGCTGAGCTTGTGGTTGCATGTGGCTTCGGCAATGTTATCAAACACCGAGATTTTGAGGAGAGATCAAGATACTATGATGCCCTTCTTGCTGCTGAATCAGGCGCTATTGCTGGAAAGAAAGGACTACATTCTTCCAAGGAGGCCCCCGTTGTGCACATGACAGACTTGACAATGATAACGGCCAAGAAAGCAAGAGACGTCTTGCCATCCTTGCAGCGAAGTAGGAGAGTTTCTGTAGTTGTGGAATATGTCCTCAGCGGTCATCGTTTTAAACTATACATTCCCAAGGAGACATGCAGcatttccttctctctctccggtGTGAGATGTCCCGGTCGCGATGAGCCCTATTCGGATGAAGCAATTGCAGTAATGAGGCGAAGATTAATGCAGAGAGATGTTGAGATTGAAGTGGAGACTGTTGATAGAAACGGAACTTTCTTGGGAACTCTATGGGAGTCAGGGACCAATGCGTCAATTGCCCTCGTTGAAGCTGGCCTTGCCAAATATATTCCCTTTGGTGGCAGTGACAAGATCCAAGATGGCCACCTTCTTGAACGAGCTATGAAAAATGCAAAAACGAAGAAGctgaaaatttgggaaaattttgAAGGAAAACCCAACAAACAGAAAGAACTAAAGGTAGTGATTACAGAAGTTTTGGACAGAGGTAAATTTTATGTGCAGACAGTTGGGGACGAGAAGAGTGCCTCTATTCAGCAACAGCTTACTTCTTTGAACCTTGAAGAAGCTCCTTCTGGAAGTGACGCTTTTAATCCTAGGGAGGGTGACATTGTCCTTGCTCAGTTTAGTGCAGATAATTCTTGGAACCGAGCTAGGATTGTCAATGCGCGAAAAGACAAGTTTGAAGTGTTCTACATTGACTATGGTAATCAAGAGGTTGTCCCTTACAGTCAGTTACGGCCTCTTAACTCTTCTGCTGCCTCTGCACCTGGTCTTGCTCAGCTATGCAGCCTTGCACATGTTACTGTCCCGAGCTTGGAGGAGGAGTTTGGTCAAGAAGCAGGAGAGTATTTGAGTGAGTGCACATTGGACAAAGAGTTCACGGCCGTGATTGAGGGAAGGGATATTTCCGGAGGAAAATTTGCTAAAGGCCAGGGAACCGGACCAGCTCTTATGGTAACTCTGTTCGCGGTAGATAATGCTGACAGTATAAATGCTGCCATGCTTCAGAATGGACTTGCTAGTCTAGATAACCAGAAGAGGTCTTGGAAGTCTCGTACCTTGAGAGAGTTCCAGGAAAAAGCACAAACCTTCCGCCAGGGGATGTGGCATGATTATTACGAGTCTGATCATCATGAGAACAGAGCTCCTCCTGCAAGAAAGGCTGCTGGCAAGTGATGAATATGCATGTTATACTAGTGATGGAAACTAATTTCCGTCACAACTACTATATATCACTCTTATATCAAATTTTGATTCAAATAAAGAtggattgattttcttaactgtTTTCTCAACTACTATCTTTGAGTTTCTGTTACAAAATACATTGTATCTATAATGGCAAAATATGAGGATTTTCTGCTGAACATATTTCCTTGAATAATAATACAATTTGACGACGTAACCAGTGCATATTCATATAGAATCCATCTAATGAGTTCAATTTCTTCCTTCTGATTTCAGTTTTTCTTCCTTCAATCTAATGAGCTGCATATCCAGTCTAACCAAACAGACCTTTTCAGATTGAATGTGTGTCCTTCTCTCAAAGTCTCAATCCAGTATAATATGGTGCATCTAGATTCAGTCTGCAATCTGCACCATCATGAGCTTTGAAACCAAGGATCTACTATCCACGCCAATATGAACAAGCAATAAACTAAGCACATTATCATCATGTTATATTTGCATCCCTAATACATATTTAACAATTACCAAGCACAGTCATGTTTGGTACACGAGTGGCAGAAGTGTTTTTATTTAACCCCAGCTACCATTTCTAGAGAAGATTGAACTCTCTAAATGTGCTCTTTTAAAGTTTTCATGCTTTCCATGATCTAATAGAGTATGTTTATATAGTAGCCACATATTCTTGAGACCTCCACCAGTTGTACTAACTCTGTTTTTGATCTGCACATATATCACTTCTTTATCACACTTTACAGCATTAATTTGCTATTTATATGTGGATTTAATAGTTGTTTGAAGGTTCAAGTGAGGGACCACAACCACATTTCTGCTTCTGCAGGGTTAATGAGTCACTGAACTGAACTTATACTATTTCCAAGCTAGCAGTGGTCCTTCACCTCCATTTAGCAAGAAATCTATCTGTAATCACAATGTATTTTGCTGCACTATTATAAGCCAGAAAGTAGAAGAATAAATAGAAGTGGATTTTGGCTTTTAGAGTGATCTAGAGGAGTATTAGAGTAGCATTATGCCtgttgaaaaaggaaaaaggaaataaACATGTAGCTAGTTCAAGCCGACAACATGATGATCATGTCAAATactatgctttttttttttttcctcgaaGAAGTGTTTACATAGATTGCTTGGATACTATTTGCTAGATATTGAGGATCTACTGTCTTGTTTGTTTGTACAACTCAGGTTTACACAAGGAAAAAATGAAGAATGAAGAAGGTAAGAGACTTGTGAGGACCACTTGCTTTTCAATGTGGGAAGCATGAAGCTAGTTTAGCATGGGAGAACGGAAAAATGTATACTACTTCCATAAATCAGCAGTTTATAATATA is a genomic window containing:
- the LOC133738627 gene encoding ribonuclease TUDOR 1-like, which encodes MASQWYRGRVKAVPSGDSLVIQALQSNKTRIPPEKSQNTITLLSVRAPKLAGEDRSTDEPFAWDSREYLRKLCIGKEVVFSIEQGVGSVFLDNNNVAALVVQKGWAAVTSPSTTPYNCELQFHMDQAFNKGLGRWSTVPGAAEASIRTLPPQLNLETMKTLLAANKGKRIEAIVEEVVDGSIVLAHLLPEFQFVPVIVAGTQAPYIGPDAYPLIPFALEAKFFTESRVLNRDVHIVLEGVDEFSKFSRLIGSLYYPDGDSEKDLGLELVENGYAKYVPWSAKVMGEDARQRLKTAEFEAKKNKLRIWTHFVPPATNSKPIHDQNFTGTVVEVVSGECVIVANDSGERRVNLSSIWCLKMGNPRRGDKPAAYAREAKELLRTRLIGRQVNVQMEYSRKVGQADADSSRVIDFGSVFIKAEGEDKSNQAEENVAELVVACGFGNVIKHRDFEERSRYYDALLAAESGAIAGKKGLHSSKEAPVVHMTDLTMITAKKARDVLPSLQRSRRVSVVVEYVLSGHRFKLYIPKETCSISFSLSGVRCPGRDEPYSDEAIAVMRRRLMQRDVEIEVETVDRNGTFLGTLWESGTNASIALVEAGLAKYIPFGGSDKIQDGHLLERAMKNAKTKKLKIWENFEGKPNKQKELKVVITEVLDRGKFYVQTVGDEKSASIQQQLTSLNLEEAPSGSDAFNPREGDIVLAQFSADNSWNRARIVNARKDKFEVFYIDYGNQEVVPYSQLRPLNSSAASAPGLAQLCSLAHVTVPSLEEEFGQEAGEYLSECTLDKEFTAVIEGRDISGGKFAKGQGTGPALMVTLFAVDNADSINAAMLQNGLASLDNQKRSWKSRTLREFQEKAQTFRQGMWHDYYESDHHENRAPPARKAAGK
- the LOC133738628 gene encoding uncharacterized protein LOC133738628 — translated: MERKQGFFSALKEDVVRGLSPSRSRSKSPARSGSPMSALLRRRRRHHVAEQLMVARSGGLRPPAEALSPLKEGPDGTDGEDDSKMEGKWGHWMKGQLCRAPAVACSSSAYKRSDLRLLLGVLGAPLGPVHVSTVDSFPHLSIKDTPIETSSAQYILQQYTAASGGQKLQNSIHNAYAMGKVKMVASEFETAGKVVKNRNSSKAADSGGFVLWQMHPDMWYVELAIGGSKVHAGCNGKLVWRHTPWLGAHTAKGPVRPLRRALQGLDPRTTASMFTNSRCIGEKKINGEDCFILKLCTDPLTLKARSEGPAEIIRHVLFGYFSQKTGLLIHLEDSHLTRIQNHGGDAVYWETTINSFLDDYRPVEGIMIAHSGRSVVTLFRFGETAMSHTKTRMEEAWTIEEVAFNVPGLSVDCFIPPAELRFASMSETSELPQGQAIKNTMAAAAYRSKVAALEKSHDANVSNIVWKMGNMDV